CCAAGCCACTATTCCTTCTAATTCTCCAGCCGTTTCTAATATGCAACCACCGACTCAAGGCGGTCAACCCTTATACCCTACTAATTTCTTCACCACTTCGGTCTCTGCCTCTTCAGATTCCTTCCCTAACAGTCCGACCGTTCCTTCAAAGTTTAGCTTAAATCCATCAGTTGCTACATCTACGAACATTAGTCCAAGGCGGCATGCAAAAAGCCATAGTGTTGCTTCTGTTTCCTCTCCCAATTCCCATAACGCCGTACCGTTTACTCCCCATGCGTTCGTTCCTCCAGTCAACAACGCATCTCCTTTACCAGCCTTGAACACTTTACCACAATTATTGCGCCCTCGTAATTTGGATGCTCAATGGCGTCCTTCATCACTTTCTCAAACGAATAGTCCTACTCATGCCGCGAATCCATCTTTTCCTGGGACTATTGTAACTCATAATACCTCAAACTTTCGTCCTGAAGGCGGTGGTCATCGTCATCGTCGATCGACTGGCAGCTTAAGTGTTGGCTCCTCTGGCTCTGGTTTTTCTTCGGGAGGTTCAGGTAATCCCCgtaaaaatcttttttctccttATTTACCACAGTCATCGATTCCTGCTCTACTCGCTGAGCGTCGTTTGGTAACGGGTATTTTAATTGTaagtaagaaaaatagATCAGACGCTTTTGTTAGTGTCGATGGTTTGGATGCGGAAGTATTCATATGTGGTTCGAAAGATCGCAATCGTGCCCTTGAGGGTGATGTCGTTGCCATAGAGCTGTTAGACGTTGACGAGGTATGGGCTGGTAAACttgaaaaggaagagaATCGAAGGCGTAAAGACCCAATTTCTACTAGAGGCTCTTTTGACAACCTTCGAATTGACGCCGTACCGTTTGAGGTTCCTCAGAGGTCTGCTATAAAAGCAAGAGATGATGAACAAGTGGAAGGGCAGACCCTGTTCCTTCTTGACCAAAAGCAGCTTGGTGCGGACGAAAAGCCAAAGTATGCTGGTCATGTCGTAGCAGTCTTGCAGAGGGCGCCAGGCCAGGTATTTTCTGGTACGCTTGGCATACTTCGGCCAAGTAGTGCCGCTAATAAGGAGAGGCAGACCTCGTCGGGTAATCAAGGCTCTTCCAATAACTCGGGAAATGACAAGCCCAAAATCGTATGGTTTAAGCCATCTGATAAACGTGTGCCTTTGATTGCAATTCCTACTGAACAAGCACCCACAGACTTTTTGGGTAACGATCAAGCATATGCTCAACGATTGTTTTTAGCTTCTATAAAGCGTTGGCCTGTAACTTCTCTACATCCTTTTGGTATGTTGGTTGGTGAATTAGGATCTATGGACTCTATGTCTGCTCAAGTATCCGCTTTATTACACGATACGGGTGTTCATAGTGAACCATGGGAAGGATCCGCCGCTACATCCGCCGTAACTGCACTCAATGCTTTATcggataattttttaaacgttGCTGGTTGTGCAGATTATCGATCTGAAGAtgtctttttatttgttaaaaatgaCGTTAGCAAAGCAGCCGTTTCAGAAGTCAAGCAACATGAATCAAACATCAATTCTAGTTCTGCTACTGATTTCGTTTCTTCTGCCTTTCATATTCGACCAACTTCAACTGGTTATCATGTAGGAATCCATGTTACTGACGTTTCTCGTGTTATTGAGCCAGGATCCCCATTAGATCGCGAATTACAGCGAAGAAGTATTGCGGTGAATCTTTGCCAAAAGTCGGTTCCTTTGTTTCCCACTACGTTAGGTGAGGCTTTATCTTTACGAGAAGATAAGGATTGTTATACAATGTCTCTCTTACTGGATGTTTCCTCAACTGGTAAAATTCGTGGCACTTGGATTGGATGGGCTGTCATTCGTCCTCGCAAGGCATATACCATGAAGGAAGCTGATGAGTTGCTTCAAACTGATGCTAGACTTCGTTTATTCCATACCGTAAGCAGTCGCTTACGAACTCATCATCTTGGTACAGACGTGCCACTCAGCCGGTATTGTAGGTTAGTACGTCGATGGGATGAAGAAAGCTGCAGCTTTGATCCCAATGAAAcgaatctttttatttcctcGGCGGTTGAAGTTTTACGTGAAACTCTTTTGGATGCCGCTAATAGAGCCGTTGCAAGCCACTTGCGTCAGGAATTCCGTGAAAATGCATTCCTTAGGACTCAGCGATTGCCCTCTCGAGAAAACTGTCGCATATTACAAAGTATGGCCATTCAGATGGGATGTGTTTTAGATTTGTCTTCGACAAAATCACTTTTACGCTCTTTAAGTTTGATCGAAGACGATACTGTTCGTAACATTTTGCagctttattattataagGTTACCCCAAGAGCAGTTTATGAAATGCAGAAGTATAAAGGCAATCTCGCTTCCCAGATGATGAGTCTTGGTATTGAGGACGAAAGTGACGATTTGACACATTTTACAGCACCTTTGGAACGTTATGGTGATATTGTAGTTCATTATCAACTGCAGTTGCTTTTGAGAGGAGAACTGGCTTCTGAAAAGCGCCTTCGTGTATGGTCGCAAGCGGCAAACGATGCAAGCCGTCGTCTGGTTATAAGCAAATTTGCGCAAGAAACTAGCAttcatataaaaatatttagtGACTGGGCGGAGAGTCAGGTTTGGCAAGACGGTCTCGTATGTTTTGTTGCTCCATCATATTTTGACGTATTTTTCCCATCTCTAGGCATGGAGAAACGTGTTCATTTAGATTTGCTCAATCTAACCCACGTAAGGTTTGAAGAGGACCAGGGcattttatctttataCGACGAGAGCGGAGCCGTTACAGTTGTTAAATTGTTGACCTCTGTCAAAGTTAAGCTCTTTGTGCAGCTTTCGACTCCACCTCTTATCAACGTTTCAAATGTCGAGTTTTGATGTTGAACTTCGATTGTTTGCAATGTTTATTTCATGTATGTGTTTTTTGGTGACACATGTTCATTTTCGGATGCCTGGAATGGCTTTATATTCTCATTCATATTATTGCTCTTATTATTAGGCAttgttgataaaaaatatgttacGATTCTAAAACTGCATTTTTTCCCATTCTtacttttctctttaattTCGACGAAGCTGTTACTTACGTCTAATATTTGTTTCTGGAGATTTACAAGTTTTGCATAGCCAAGGAGCTCGAAAACTCGGTTTAATCTTATACACTAAGATGCcgattttttatgttatATAACTAAAAGGATGATTAAACTTGATTACGATAGTTCACGATGATAGAGTTGGATGAAGGAATCCAGTAGTCTCGATACGTGATTTTATGAGTGCATGAGTTGATGATACCTTgaacttttccttttttatacattagATTggattttgtttcaaaaatgaaatccTGCTTTTATATTGATACATGTCACTTTGTTGGCTTACCAGTAGATGAAGTGTCGTTTGCGTTTGCAATCACTGCGGCGATTAGGCAATCAGAAGTGGATTCTTATCGGTCGTTTGGGGTTAGCTGagtcttttattttttgtttctttttttaaaatgaatcTACTATTGGACGACATCTTAGCAATTTTCagttgattttttgcaatttaaGTTCATTTCTTACacaaaatattcaaatttataGTTATGAAACGTATCCGGGATGTGTTAGTTACTCATGTCCTATTTTATGATATGAAAACGGCATaagatattaaaaagaaaaggattCTACAAATATTCTTAGTGATTactatttttcatttttaacgCTGCCTTGTTATATCGGCTTTTGTTTACCAAGTGTATTAACTCGATATCGAGTATATTTTGATGTATACGCATGCTATActgattataaaaaattattaatccACAAAGTCTTAGAAATTATGAGAACTAAATGAAATactctttaaaaatagaaaaaaagttaaaaatatttatgtttCAAGTTAAACAACAATGTAAGGTTCTAGTGGTAAAGTAAgtatgtttattattagGTCGCGACGCGAGAGTACTTCGTATTTTGACAACAACACACTAAAAGTCAGAAATCAGAAGgctataattttttatagcACTAGAGATTTTGGGTTATTTTATATTAGAACCTTATAGTTTAAGGGtataattgcttttttccAGTCCTTTAAATTGTTTCGGTCGATAGGATTGATTCATGGAGAAAACATATGGGAAAACTGTATTGCCATTGAGCAGAGTAAAGAGGATAATAAAGCAAGATGAAGACGTACACTACTGTTCTAATGCATCTGCTTTGTTAATTTCAGTAGCTACTGTATGTGTGTTGTTGATAAATCAGCTATCTGGGCGACTTAGCACCATTTTGATTgcataaaagaaaaagaaaaataaaagcttACCTATTTTATGATTTAGGAAttatttgttgaaaagttaGCAACAGAGGCTTATCAACTTGCCAAATTACAAAAACGTAAAGGAATACGATACAGGGACGTTGAGGACGTTGTACGTAAGGACGAtcaatttgaatttttatcagatttgttttctatataattaaaaagtgTGAGAACTGGAAAACGGAAGCTTAAGTGTTTCCTTTCTTGTTCAGAA
Above is a genomic segment from Schizosaccharomyces pombe strain 972h- genome assembly, chromosome: III containing:
- the sts5 gene encoding Dis3L2-like 3'-5'-exoribonuclease, whose translation is MDEEFENDFPYKVMLNQQQDPSDAQSSPTFVPSANPSLTTPWLQTTPSANRPTWLPLQQHMHQLRHTGLLPAVESSFVHGHRRSASAGVGMGNFSNQATIPSNSPAVSNMQPPTQGGQPLYPTNFFTTSVSASSDSFPNSPTVPSKFSLNPSVATSTNISPRRHAKSHSVASVSSPNSHNAVPFTPHAFVPPVNNASPLPALNTLPQLLRPRNLDAQWRPSSLSQTNSPTHAANPSFPGTIVTHNTSNFRPEGGGHRHRRSTGSLSVGSSGSGFSSGGSGNPRKNLFSPYLPQSSIPALLAERRLVTGILIVSKKNRSDAFVSVDGLDAEVFICGSKDRNRALEGDVVAIELLDVDEVWAGKLEKEENRRRKDPISTRGSFDNLRIDAVPFEVPQRSAIKARDDEQVEGQTLFLLDQKQLGADEKPKYAGHVVAVLQRAPGQVFSGTLGILRPSSAANKERQTSSGNQGSSNNSGNDKPKIVWFKPSDKRVPLIAIPTEQAPTDFLGNDQAYAQRLFLASIKRWPVTSLHPFGMLVGELGSMDSMSAQVSALLHDTGVHSEPWEGSAATSAVTALNALSDNFLNVAGCADYRSEDVFLFVKNDVSKAAVSEVKQHESNINSSSATDFVSSAFHIRPTSTGYHVGIHVTDVSRVIEPGSPLDRELQRRSIAVNLCQKSVPLFPTTLGEALSLREDKDCYTMSLLLDVSSTGKIRGTWIGWAVIRPRKAYTMKEADELLQTDARLRLFHTVSSRLRTHHLGTDVPLSRYCRLVRRWDEESCSFDPNETNLFISSAVEVLRETLLDAANRAVASHLRQEFRENAFLRTQRLPSRENCRILQSMAIQMGCVLDLSSTKSLLRSLSLIEDDTVRNILQLYYYKVTPRAVYEMQKYKGNLASQMMSLGIEDESDDLTHFTAPLERYGDIVVHYQLQLLLRGELASEKRLRVWSQAANDASRRLVISKFAQETSIHIKIFSDWAESQVWQDGLVCFVAPSYFDVFFPSLGMEKRVHLDLLNLTHVRFEEDQGILSLYDESGAVTVVKLLTSVKVKLFVQLSTPPLINVSNVEF
- the dpb3 gene encoding DNA polymerase epsilon Dpb3 codes for the protein MEKTYGKTVLPLSRVKRIIKQDEDVHYCSNASALLISVATELFVEKLATEAYQLAKLQKRKGIRYRDVEDVVRKDDQFEFLSDLFSI